Part of the Sinomonas atrocyanea genome is shown below.
GATCTGGGCACGGTGGAGGGCGCGGGCCAGCAGCGGGGCGCTGAGCCTCGTGTGGCCGGCCAGCGACGCCGCGAAGGCGTCGAGGAAGACGGCGAAGAGGGTGCCGGAGTTGCCCCAGGCCTCCTCCATGGCGGCCTGGCCGGCGGCGCCGAGGAGCAGACCGAGATCGGTGCCCTCGGTCGAGGCCGCGGCAGTGGAGGCCGCACGGACGGTGTGGTACAGGTTCGTGCCGGTGTCGCCGTCGGCCACGGGGAAGATGTTGATCGCGTTGAGCCGGTCGCTGTGGTTGGCGAGCGCGGTCTCCGCGTCGGCGAGCCACCGCCGCATCGCAGCGGCGTTCGAGGCGATCTTAGCGTGCAAAGTGGTCCCATCCGCTCGGTTCCGCGGGGCGCCCGCCGATGGCCACCCCACCCGGCCCGCCGGCCGGAGGCACCACCGAGCCTATCGCAGTGAATCCTTCAGGCAGGTGTGAAGAGGGCGGGAACGCCGCGAGCAGGCCGTGGTCCTCTCCCCCGCCCAGCACCCACCGCAGGGGCTCCGCTCCCACGGCCGCGGCCGGGCCGGCCAGGAGCGCCGCGTGGGCCGCGAGCACGGCCGGGTCGAGGTCGAGCACGACGCCGCTCGCCCGTCCCAGGCGGTCCCCATCCTTGAGCAGGCCGTCGGAGAGGTCCATGAGCGCGGTGGCGCCGGCGCGTGCGGCGGCGGGGCCTGCGGCAAGCGGCGGCCGCGGGCGGCAGAAGGCGCGGATGACGCCGCGGGCCTCCTCGCCGAGGCCGGCGTACCGCGGCCCGTGCTCGAGCAGGGCGAGCCCGGCGGCCGCTGTGCCGAGCTTCCCGGCGACGGCCACGACATCCCCGGGCCGGGCGCCGGAGCGCAGCACGGGGGCGCGCCCCTCGAGGCTTCCGAGGACTGTGACGGTCACCGAGAGCTCGCCGCCGAGGCCGAGGTCGCCGCCGGCGACGGTGCAGCCAGGGGCTCCGAGCCCCACGATGGCCTCGACGAGCCCGTCGGCGAGGCCCTCGACCCAGGCCACCTCGGTCTCCGCCGGCAGGGTCAGGCTCACCACCATGCCGGTCGCGACCGCGCCCATGGCATTGATGTCGCTGAGGTTCTGGGCCGCGGCCTTCCAGCCCACGTCCGCGCCCGCGGTCCGGTACCCGTTGGGCCAGGTGAGCCGGAAGTCCTGTCCCTCGGTCTGCGTGTCCGTGCTGACCACCACCCGGCCGTCCGGGGCCGCGAGCACGGCGGCGTCGTCCCCCGGGCCGAGGATCGGCGATCCGAGGACCGCCAGCCGGGGGAAGATCCGCTCGAGCAGCTCCCGCTCGCTCACCTCGTTCACGCGCGCCGCCAGGCGCTGGGAATCGGTCACGGACCCAGCCTATCGGCGCGGGCGGCGGTAGTCTGGAGGAACCCCCTAGCCCCGCCCGGATGGAGAAGCATGTCCGCACGAAGCCACGCCCGCGCAGCCCGGTACGGCATCCCGGCGGCGCTCGTCGGCCTCGTCGCCGCGCTGGCCGGGTGCTCCGCCCCGGTCTCCGTGCAGCCGGCCGCGGACGCGGCCAACCCTGCGTGCGCCCCGCTCATGCTGGCCCTCCCGGACACGATCGGCGATGCCCAGCTGCGCACCACGACGAGCCAGGCGACAGCGGCGTGGGGCGACCCGGCCGCCGTCGTGCTCCGCTGCGGCGTGCCCTCGCCGGGTCCCACGACGGACCGGTGCGTGAGCGTCAACGGCGTCGACTGGGTGATCAGGCAGGACTCCCCCGCGACGCCGGGCGCGTCCTCGCCGGGAGCGTCCTCGCCGGGCGCGTCCTCGCCCGGCGCGGCGGCGGGCGGCGCGGCCGGGGCCGGCGACGGTGGCACCTACACGCTCACCACGTTCGGCCGGGAGCCGGCCACGGAACTGCTGCTGGATGCGAGCCGGGCGAGCTCCGCGACCGTCCTGGCGAGCCTGTCCCCTGCCGTGGCGAAGATCCCGGCCACCCGCCACTGCGTGGGCCAGGAGGACCTGGCCACGCTGCCGGCGAAGGGCTGAGCCGCGCCCGCTGGCCCGGCCGCTACCGCAGGCCGGTGGGACGGTCGAGGGCGAGCTGGATGAGCTCGTCGATCAGCTCCCGGTAGCCCAGCCCCGTCGCCGCCCACATCGCCGGGTACATGCTGATCGGGGTGAACCCGGGCATGGTGTTGATCTCGTTGATGACGAACTCGCCCTCGGGCGTGTAGAAGAAGTCCACGCGGCTGAGGCCCTCGGCGGAGACGGCGTCGAACGCGGTCGCGGCGAGCTCGCGGACCTTCTCGATCGCCTCCGGCGGCAGGTCCGCCGGACATGAGAGCGAGGCCGCGTCGTTCTCGACGTACTTCGCCGCGAAGTCATAGAAGGTGTGCGCACCGCCCTGGACCACGATCTCGCCCGGCAGGGACGTCCGGGGCGCATCGCAGCCGCGGCCCTCGAGCACGCCGCACTCGATCTCCCGGCCCGCGATCGCGGCCTCGATGACGAGGCGGAGGTCGTGCCGGCGCGCCTCGGCGATCGCGGCGTCGAGGTCCTCCGGGCGGTCCACCTTGGAGATGCCCACCGACGAGCCAGCGCGGCAGGGCTTGACGAACACGGGGTAGCCGAGGCGGTCGACGGCGTCGCGCACCTCCTGCGGGTCGCGGCGCCACTGCTTGTCGGTCACCGTCGTGTACGGGCCGACGGCGAGGCCGGCCGCCTCGAAGGCGACCTTCATGAAGTGCTTGTCCATCCCCACGGCGGAGGCGAGGACGCCGGCGCCCACGTACCGCACGTCGGCGAGCTCGAGGAGGCCCTGGATCGTGCCGTCCTCGCCGAAGGCGCCGTGCAGGAGCGGGAAGACGACGTCGACGTCGCCGAGCTCGCGGGGCACCTGGTTGGGCTCGGCGACGATGAGGCGCGCGGAGCCATCGGCCTCGGCGAGCCGGACCGTGGCCGCGCTGGCCTCCACCTCCGGCGGCTGCCCCGCATTGAGCGCCCACTGGTGCCAGTCGCCCTGGGAAAGGACCCACTGCCCCGCCCGGGTGATGCCGACCGGCACCACCTCGTACTTGTCCGTGTCGATCGCACCCATGACGCCCGCCGCGGTCACGCAGCTCACGGCGTGCTCGCTCGAGCGGCCGCCGAAGAGGAGGGCAACGCGGGTCTTCCTGGTCTCTGTCACGCTTAGTCGCCTTCTGATTTGAGCTGCCGCGCGAGCAGCAGCGGTTCGAGCTTCCCCACCGGCAGCTCGCCGCGCAGGACGGCCACGACTCCGGCCGTGATGGGCATGTCCACCCCGAGGCGCTGGGCGAGCTCGAGCACGGCGGGGGCGGACTTGATGCCTTCCGCCACCTGGGTCATGCGGGCGCCGACGGCCTCGGCGTCGAGCCCCTGCCCCAGCAGCCGCCCGGCGGTGTGGTTCCTGGAGAGCTTGGACGAGCAGGTGGCCACGAGGTCGCCCAGGCCGGCGAGCCCGGACATGGTGGTGAGGTCTGCGCCGAGCGCCACGGCGAGCCGGGTGGTCTCGGCCAGGCCCCGGGTGATGACGGTGGCCTTCGTGTTGTCGCCCATCTCCTTGCCCTCGCAGATTCCGACGGCGAGGGCGATCACGTTCTTGACGATGCCGCCAATCTCGACCCCGGTCACGTCCGTGCTCATGTAGGGGCGGAAGTACGGCGCGGTGCAGGCCTCGGCGATCCACTGCGCGGTCCCGTGGTCCGTGCACGCCACGACGGCGCCCGTGGGCTGGGAGCGCGCGATCTCCATGGCGAGGTTGGGCCCGGAGAGCACGGCGATCTGCTCGGCCGGCAGGGACGTGACCTCGGCGATGACCTCGCTCATCCGCTTGTCGGTGCCGAGCTCGAGCCCCTTCATGAGGGACAGGACGACGGCGCCGCGCGGCACGTGCGCGCTCCAGGCGGTGAGCTGGGCGCGCAGGGACTGCGCGGGCACGGCGAGGACCACGAGCTGTGCCCCCTCGAGCGCCTCGGCCGGGTCCAGGGTCGCGGTGATGGCCGCGGGCAGGGCGATGTCCCCGAGGTACCGGGTGTTCCGGTGCCTGGCAACGTCGGCGACCACCTCTGGGCTGCGGCCCCACAGCCGGATCGAGCGCCGGCTGCCGTGGTGTTCCGCGGCGTCGCCGAGGACCTTGGCGAAGGTGGTCCCCCAGCTGCCGGCGCCCATGACCGCGATGCGTTCGAGCGGCTCGCGGCCCTGATGCTCTGCGGCCACCCTCAGGCCCCGCCGCGCTCGACGTCGCGCCCGTGGAGGCTCTGCTGGTGCTGGGCCGGGTCCCACCGCTGGGCCGGGGGCTGCTCGCCGCGGAGCTCCGCGAGCAGTCCAGTGATCGCGTCCATGATGCGCTCGGTGGCCTCGAGGAGGGTGGTCTTGTCCAGCGGTCGCCCGATGAGGTCGGACAGGTCCACCGGATCCCCGACGAGGACCACGGCCTTCTTGCGCGGGAAGGGATAGAGCCGCTTGGCGTAGCGCGGGAACAGCTCGTGGTCCCCCCAGTGGGCGATCGGGATCACCGGGGCGCCGGTCTTGAGGGCGAGCCGGGCGGCCCCTGTGTGGCCCTTCATGGGCCACAGCGCGGGATCGCGGGTGAGGGTGCCCTCGGGGTAGACGATGATCGCCCCGCCCTCGTCGATGACCTCGCGGGCGACCTCGAGGGAGGTGCCCGCCCCGGTGCCCCCGCGGTCCACGGGGATCTGCTTGGTGCCCCTCATGATCTGGCCTAGCACCGGCGGCTTGAACAGGCCGGCCTTGGCGAGGAAGTGCGGCGGGCGCCCCTGGTTGTAGAGCATGTGGCCCACGGTGAGCGGATCGATCTCCGTGCAGTGGTTCACGCAGGCGATGAACCCGCCGCGGCCGGGGAGCCCGACGAGCTTCTCGGTGCCGCGCCACTCCTTGCGCATCAGCAGGTTCAGGAGGGGCCGGACCACGGCGCCGGCGATCGCGAACGCGATGCGCTCGCCAGCACTCTCCCTCAGGGCCGTCTTCGGGGCGCGGCTCACTGGCCCTCCTCGAGGTCGAAGTCGGCGCCCAGTGCGCCGAGCTTCTCGGTGAAGTACTCGTACCCGCGGCGGATGACGCCCACCCCGGTGGCGCGGGAGACGCCGTCGGCCGCGAGCGCCGCGATGAGGTGGCTGAAGCCGCCGCGGAGGTCGGGGACGTCGAAGTCGGCGCCGTGCAGCGGCGTGGCGCCCGAGATGACCGCCGAATGCAGGAAGTTCCGCTGGCCGAAGCGGCAGGGCACGCTCCCGAGGCACTCGCGGTGCAGCTGGATGGTCGCACCCATGCGGCCCAGGGCCTCGGTGAAGCCGAAGCGGTTCTCGTACACGGTCTCGTGCACGATCGACACGCCCTCGGCCTGGGTCAGGGCGACGACGAGCGGCTGCTGCCAGTCGGTCATGAAGCCGGGGTGGACATCCGTCTCGAGCACGAGCGGCGAGAGCTTGCCGCCCGGGTGGAAGAACCGGATGCCCTCGTCCTCGATCGAGAGGCCCCCGCCGAGCTTGCGGTAGACGTTGAGGAAGGTCATCATGTCGCGCTGGCTCGCGCCCTCGACGAAGATGTCGCCGTGGGTCGCCAGGGCGGCCGAGGCCCACGACGCTGCCTCGTTGCGGTCGGAGAGCGCGCGGTGGGTGTAGCCGCCGAGCTCGGGCACGCCCTCGATGCGGATAGTGCGGTCGTTGAGGACGGCGATGATCGCGCCCATCTTCTGCAGCACCGCGACGAGGTCCATGATCTCGGGCTCGATGGCCGCGCCCTTGAGCTCGGTGACGCCCTCGGCGCGCGTCGCGGTGAGGAGCACCTGCTCGGTGGCCCCCACGCTCGGGTACGGGAGCGTGATCTTGGCGCCCCTGAGACCGCGCGGCGCCGAGATGCTGATGCCGCCGGGGCGCTTGTCGACGACGGCGCCGAACTGGCGCAGGACGTCGAGGTGGTAGTCGATGGGGCGGTCGCCGATCCGGCAGCCGCCGAGGTCGGGGATGAACGCCTCTCCGATCGAGTGGATGAGCGGCCCGCAGAGCAGGATCGGGATGCGGGAGTCGCCGGCGTGGGCGTCGATGTCGGCGACCCTGGCGGTCTTGGCATTGGTGGGATCCAGAGTGAGGTCCCCCGTCGTGGCATCCCGCTCGACCGCGACACCGTGCAGCTGGAGGAGGCTCGTGACGATGTCGACGTCCTGGATCTCCGGCACATTGCGGAGCCTGGACGGCTCGTTGCCCAGCAGCGCCGCCACCATGGCCTTGGGGACGAGGTTCTTCGCGCCCCGGACCGTCACCTTGCCCGTAAGGGGGATGCCGCCCCGGATGGTCAGAACACTGCTCATGCGCACCTTTTCCTCACTGGCCCCCATAGCCCTCCTGCAGCCCCGCCCGTGCGGAGACCCTGCTAAGCATAGAAGCTCGCGCCCGGGGCAGCGAAAACCCCGGGGCGAGCTTCGTGGCGCGTCGGCCCCTCAGGCCTTGGCTGGGAGGGTGGTGGGCTTGAAGGAGGGCCGCTCTGCCTCGTAGGCGGTGATGGCGTCCTCGTGCTGGAGGGTCAGGCCGATGTCGTCGAGGCCCTCGAGCAGCCGCCAGCGCGTGTAGTCGTCGATCTCGAACGGCGCGACGATGGTGGCGCACGTGACGGTCTTGGAGGTGAGGTCGACCGTGATCTGGGTGCCGGGGTGGTTCTCGAGCTCCTTCCAGATGAGCTCGATGTCGTCCTGGGCCACGACGGCGGCCAGGAGGCCCTGCTTGCCCGAGTTGCCGCGGAAGATGTCCGCGAACCGCGAGGAGAGGACCACCTTGAAGCCGTAGTCCTTCAGCGCCCAGACGGCGTGCTCGCGGGAGGAGCCGGTGCCGAAGTCCGGGCCGGCCACGAGCACCGAGCCGGCATCGAAGGGGGCCTGGTTGAGGATGAAGGACTCGTCCTTGCGCCAGGAGGCGAAGAGGGCGTCCTCGAAGCCCGTGCGGGTGATGCGCTTGAGGAACACCGCCGGGATGATCTGGTCGGTGTCGACGTTGGACTGGCGCAGCGGCACGCCGATGCCGGTGTGGGTGGTGAACTTCTCCATGGCTGGTCCTTCCTTAGGCGGCCGCGCCGGCGGCGGTGTCCGCGGGGACGGGGTCGAGGTCCGACGGGGACGAGAGGGTCCCGCGGACCGCGGTGGCGGCCGCGACGACGGGCGAGACGAGGTGGGTGCGCCCGCCCTTGCCCTGGCGGCCCTCGAAGTTGCGGTTCGAGGTGGACGCGCACCGCTCCCCCGGCTGGAGCTGGTCAGGGTTCATGCCCAGGCACATCGAGCAGCCGGCGAAGCGCCACTCGGCCCCGAACTCGGTGAAGACCTTGTCCAGGCCCTCGGCCTCGGCCTCGAGGCGCACCCGGGCAGAGCCGGGGACCACCATCATCCGCACGTTCGGGTCCTTCGTGCGGCCGCGGACGATCTCGGCGGCGGCGCGCAGGTCCTCCAGGCGCGAGTTGGTGCAGGAGCCGAGGAAGACGGTGTCGACCCGGATGTCCTTCATCGGCGTGCCCGCGGCGAGGCCCATGTACTCCAGGGCGCGGCGGGCGTTGGCCTTGGCGTTCTCGTCCGCCATCTTCTCCGGGTCCGGCACGGACTCGGAGAGGGACACGCCCTGGCCGGGATTGGTGCCCCACGTGACGAACGGCTCGAGCTCGTCGGCGTCGAGGAAGACCTCGGCGTCGAACACGGCGTCGTCATCGGTGCGGAGGGTGTCCCAGTACTCGACCGCCGTGTCCCAGTCTGCGCCCTGAGGGGCGTGGGGGCGGCCCTTCATGAAGGCGTAGGTGGTCTCGTCCGGGGCGACCATCCCGGCACGGGCGCCGGCCTCGATCGACATGTTGCAGATCGTCATGCGGGCTTCCATCGACAGCGCGCGGATCGCTGATCCCCGGTATTCGAGGACGTACCCCTGGCCCCCGCCGGTGCCGATCTTGGCGATGACGGCGAGGATGATGTCCTTGCTGCTCACGCCGGGCTTGAGCGTGCCCTCCACCGTGACGGCCATCGTCTTGAACGGCTTCAGCGGCAGCGTCTGGGTCGCCATGACGTGCTCGACCTCGGACGTGCCGATGCCCATCGCGAGCGCGCCGAAAGCGCCGTGGGTGGAGGTGTGCGAGTCGCCGCACACGATGGTCAGGCCCGGCTGCGTGAGCCCGAGCTGGGGCCCGACGACGTGCACGATGCCCTGCTCCTTGTCGCCGAGCGAGTGCAGGCGCACCCCGAACTCGGCGCAGTTGGTCCGCAGGGTCTCGATCTGGGTGCGGCTCGTCGGATCAGCGATCGGCTTGTCGATGTCGATCGTGGGCGTGTTGTGGTCCTCGGTGGCGATCGTCAGGTCCGGGCGGCGCAGACGCCGCCCGGCGAGGCGGAGGCCCTCGAACGCCTGCGGGGACGTGACCTCGTGCACGAGGTGGAGGTCGATGTAGAGCAGATCAGGCTGCCCTTCCTCGCCCTTGCGCACCACGTGCGCGTCCCAGACCTTCTCGGCCAGTGTGCGTCCCACGGCCTGCTCCCTCCGACTCGTGCCAGTGTTGATGACCGGGCACTGGTCCGGCCAGCGCCCGCCTGGCCACCATCCCGGCTGCCTTGTACCCAGTGGACCAGCGGTCGGGCCGCGCTGGCCACCCCGCCGACTTGCATCTCAGATATTGAGACGCCAATATCAACCTATGGACAATACTAGTGG
Proteins encoded:
- a CDS encoding thiamine-phosphate kinase; amino-acid sequence: MTDSQRLAARVNEVSERELLERIFPRLAVLGSPILGPGDDAAVLAAPDGRVVVSTDTQTEGQDFRLTWPNGYRTAGADVGWKAAAQNLSDINAMGAVATGMVVSLTLPAETEVAWVEGLADGLVEAIVGLGAPGCTVAGGDLGLGGELSVTVTVLGSLEGRAPVLRSGARPGDVVAVAGKLGTAAAGLALLEHGPRYAGLGEEARGVIRAFCRPRPPLAAGPAAARAGATALMDLSDGLLKDGDRLGRASGVVLDLDPAVLAAHAALLAGPAAAVGAEPLRWVLGGGEDHGLLAAFPPSSHLPEGFTAIGSVVPPAGGPGGVAIGGRPAEPSGWDHFAR
- a CDS encoding DUF3515 family protein, giving the protein MSARSHARAARYGIPAALVGLVAALAGCSAPVSVQPAADAANPACAPLMLALPDTIGDAQLRTTTSQATAAWGDPAAVVLRCGVPSPGPTTDRCVSVNGVDWVIRQDSPATPGASSPGASSPGASSPGAAAGGAAGAGDGGTYTLTTFGREPATELLLDASRASSATVLASLSPAVAKIPATRHCVGQEDLATLPAKG
- a CDS encoding D-alanine--D-alanine ligase family protein, with amino-acid sequence MRRRLSVTETRKTRVALLFGGRSSEHAVSCVTAAGVMGAIDTDKYEVVPVGITRAGQWVLSQGDWHQWALNAGQPPEVEASAATVRLAEADGSARLIVAEPNQVPRELGDVDVVFPLLHGAFGEDGTIQGLLELADVRYVGAGVLASAVGMDKHFMKVAFEAAGLAVGPYTTVTDKQWRRDPQEVRDAVDRLGYPVFVKPCRAGSSVGISKVDRPEDLDAAIAEARRHDLRLVIEAAIAGREIECGVLEGRGCDAPRTSLPGEIVVQGGAHTFYDFAAKYVENDAASLSCPADLPPEAIEKVRELAATAFDAVSAEGLSRVDFFYTPEGEFVINEINTMPGFTPISMYPAMWAATGLGYRELIDELIQLALDRPTGLR
- a CDS encoding NAD(P)H-dependent glycerol-3-phosphate dehydrogenase, coding for MGAGSWGTTFAKVLGDAAEHHGSRRSIRLWGRSPEVVADVARHRNTRYLGDIALPAAITATLDPAEALEGAQLVVLAVPAQSLRAQLTAWSAHVPRGAVVLSLMKGLELGTDKRMSEVIAEVTSLPAEQIAVLSGPNLAMEIARSQPTGAVVACTDHGTAQWIAEACTAPYFRPYMSTDVTGVEIGGIVKNVIALAVGICEGKEMGDNTKATVITRGLAETTRLAVALGADLTTMSGLAGLGDLVATCSSKLSRNHTAGRLLGQGLDAEAVGARMTQVAEGIKSAPAVLELAQRLGVDMPITAGVVAVLRGELPVGKLEPLLLARQLKSEGD
- a CDS encoding lysophospholipid acyltransferase family protein yields the protein MRESAGERIAFAIAGAVVRPLLNLLMRKEWRGTEKLVGLPGRGGFIACVNHCTEIDPLTVGHMLYNQGRPPHFLAKAGLFKPPVLGQIMRGTKQIPVDRGGTGAGTSLEVAREVIDEGGAIIVYPEGTLTRDPALWPMKGHTGAARLALKTGAPVIPIAHWGDHELFPRYAKRLYPFPRKKAVVLVGDPVDLSDLIGRPLDKTTLLEATERIMDAITGLLAELRGEQPPAQRWDPAQHQQSLHGRDVERGGA
- the murA gene encoding UDP-N-acetylglucosamine 1-carboxyvinyltransferase, which gives rise to MSSVLTIRGGIPLTGKVTVRGAKNLVPKAMVAALLGNEPSRLRNVPEIQDVDIVTSLLQLHGVAVERDATTGDLTLDPTNAKTARVADIDAHAGDSRIPILLCGPLIHSIGEAFIPDLGGCRIGDRPIDYHLDVLRQFGAVVDKRPGGISISAPRGLRGAKITLPYPSVGATEQVLLTATRAEGVTELKGAAIEPEIMDLVAVLQKMGAIIAVLNDRTIRIEGVPELGGYTHRALSDRNEAASWASAALATHGDIFVEGASQRDMMTFLNVYRKLGGGLSIEDEGIRFFHPGGKLSPLVLETDVHPGFMTDWQQPLVVALTQAEGVSIVHETVYENRFGFTEALGRMGATIQLHRECLGSVPCRFGQRNFLHSAVISGATPLHGADFDVPDLRGGFSHLIAALAADGVSRATGVGVIRRGYEYFTEKLGALGADFDLEEGQ
- the leuD gene encoding 3-isopropylmalate dehydratase small subunit, producing MEKFTTHTGIGVPLRQSNVDTDQIIPAVFLKRITRTGFEDALFASWRKDESFILNQAPFDAGSVLVAGPDFGTGSSREHAVWALKDYGFKVVLSSRFADIFRGNSGKQGLLAAVVAQDDIELIWKELENHPGTQITVDLTSKTVTCATIVAPFEIDDYTRWRLLEGLDDIGLTLQHEDAITAYEAERPSFKPTTLPAKA
- the leuC gene encoding 3-isopropylmalate dehydratase large subunit, producing MGRTLAEKVWDAHVVRKGEEGQPDLLYIDLHLVHEVTSPQAFEGLRLAGRRLRRPDLTIATEDHNTPTIDIDKPIADPTSRTQIETLRTNCAEFGVRLHSLGDKEQGIVHVVGPQLGLTQPGLTIVCGDSHTSTHGAFGALAMGIGTSEVEHVMATQTLPLKPFKTMAVTVEGTLKPGVSSKDIILAVIAKIGTGGGQGYVLEYRGSAIRALSMEARMTICNMSIEAGARAGMVAPDETTYAFMKGRPHAPQGADWDTAVEYWDTLRTDDDAVFDAEVFLDADELEPFVTWGTNPGQGVSLSESVPDPEKMADENAKANARRALEYMGLAAGTPMKDIRVDTVFLGSCTNSRLEDLRAAAEIVRGRTKDPNVRMMVVPGSARVRLEAEAEGLDKVFTEFGAEWRFAGCSMCLGMNPDQLQPGERCASTSNRNFEGRQGKGGRTHLVSPVVAAATAVRGTLSSPSDLDPVPADTAAGAAA